The window GGCGCCTGGTCCAAGCCGCTCGCGCAGGAGCTGGGCGACGACGTGCCCCTCGACACCGAGCGCGGCTATCACATCATGATCAAGGATCCGGAGATCGCGCCGCGCTCGTCGATCCTCGACGCGACGGGCAAGTTCGTCGCCACGTCGATGGAGACGGGCCTTCGCCTGGCCGGCACCGTGGAGTTCGCGGGGCTCGCCGCGCAACCCGACTGGCGGCGCGCCCGGATGTTGCTGACGCTCGGCCAGCGGCTGTTTCCGGGCCTGAAGCGCGACTATCCGGAGGAGCGCCTCACCCAGTGGATGGGCTTCCGTCCAAGCATGCCCGATTCCCTGCCCGTGATCGGCCGCGCGAGCCGATCGCGCGACGTCGTCTACGCCTTCGGGCATGGGCACATCGGCCTGGCCTCGGGCGCGAGGACCGGCCAAGTGGTGGCGGACCTGCTCGCCGACCGGGCGCCTTCCATCCCAATCGGAGCCTTCTCCCCGACCAGGGCGTGAAGCGCCTTCCCTCGCTTTCCTGATGATCAGGCAGCCAGCGGCATCCCGGAGGATGGGCGCGGGTCGTCAAGCTCGGCCCCGTTGGGCCGTAGCTCGCCGCGATTGCGGCGGAGCCTGCGAGCGCGGGTCGGATGGCGAAGGCGCTGCGATGGCGGAACTCGGGCCATTCTGCCCCCGGCGGCGCGCGCCGCCGGGGGCAGAGTGCCGGTCGCCGCCCTGCTGCCGCGGCGAGGCTTATGCGAGGATCCGCACCTTCGGTTCGCGGTCCCACTGACGGGTGCGCGCAGGCGCGAGAAACGCGTCCGGGCCGCTTTTGAGCTCCACCACGCCGGCGTCCGGCTCGACGCCCGCCTTGTCGAGCAGGGGCTGCGCCTCTCTCGTGTACCCGATCGCCTTCAGGTGCCCGAAGGCGTCCTTGGCGAAGTCGACCGCGGCGCCTTCCTTGAGAAGCTCGGCGCAGCCGGCTTCGGACGCCACGATCGCGACCGCGTCGAAGATGACCGAGGGCGCGCCCTGCAGTTGGGCGTCGGCTTTCAGTTTCTCGCCGCCCTTGAGCGTCACGCCGCCGATCTTCAGCGCGACGATCTTGACCTTCGCGCCTTCGGCCTCGGCTGCCGTCTTGAGCGCCTCGACGATCGCGCCGTCGGCCCCGTCGGTGATCAGCAGTCCCAAGGCCCGGCCCCGAAGCGTTTCCGGGTATTTGTCGACGATGCGAAGCGCAGGCGACGGATCGAGCTCGATCGGTTCGACGGCGGCTTTCGCCTTCTCCGGCAGGTCCATGGCGAGTCCGGCGGCGACGCGCGCCGCGAGCTCCGCATCGACGTTCATGAGGTTGGCGAGCACCCGCAGCCGCACATGTTCGAGCGACACCTTCGAGAGCTCGAACACGATGGCGCTCGCCAGGTGCGCCTGCTCGGGCTTCGTCTGCGACCGGAAGAACAGACGCGCTTGGCTGAAGTGGTCGGCGAAGGTCTCGGACCGGATCCGCGCCTTGGTTCCTTCGACCGGAACGGCCGCCGTCCGGAAGCCGCCCTTGGGGTCGGCGCGCGGGCCGCCGTCCTCGCCGGCCTCAGAGAGGCTGTTGGGCTCGTAGTTCGCCCGGCCCTTCGGAACGTTCGTCTGCATCTGTCCGTCGCGCTGGAAATTCTGGAACGGGCAGCCCTTGGCCTGATTGATCGGAATCTGGTGGAAGTTGACCGTCCCAAGCCGCGAGAGCTGGGTGTCCTGGTACGAGAACAACCGCCCCTGCAACAACGGGTCTTCCGAGACGTCGATCCCGGGCGGGATGTTGGTCGGCAGGAACGCGACCTGCTCCGTCTCGGCGAAGAAGTTGTCGGGGTTGCGGTTCAGCACCATGCGGCCGATCACGCGGATCGGCGCGACCTCCTCGGGGACGATCTTGGTCGCGTCGAGGATGTCGAACGGCAGCGCGTCGGCTTCCTCCTGGGTGAAGAGCTGGACGCCGAACTCCCATTCGGGAAACGCGCCGTCCGAGATCGCCTCGTAAAGGTCGCGCCGATGATAATCCGGGTCGGCGCCGGCGATCTTGACCGCCTCGTCCCAGCAGGTCGACTGCGTGCCGAGCTTGGGCCGCCAGTGAAACTTCACGAGCGTCGCGACGCCGTCCTCGTTCAACAGGCGGAAGGTGTTGACGCCGAACCCCTCGATCATGCGAAGCGAACGCGGGATGCCGCGATCCGACATCGCCCACATGATCATGTGGGTCGATTCCGGCATCAGGCTGATGAAGTCCCAGAAGGTGTCGTGAGCCGAAGCCGCCTGAGGATAGCCGCTGTCGGCCTCCATCTTCACCGAGTGGATCAGGTCCGGGAACTTGATCGCGTCCTGGATGAAGAACACTGGAATATTGTTGCCGACGAGGTCCCAGTTGCCTTCGCTGGTGTAGAACTTCACCGCGAAGCCGCGCACGTCGCGCGGCGTGTCGACCGAGCCGGCGCCGCCGGCGACGGTCGAGAACCGCGTGAAGACCTCGGTCTTCTTGCCCACTTCGGTGAGGACCTTCGCAGTCGTGACGTCGGCGAGCGACTCCGTCAGCTCGAAGAAGCCGTGGGCCGCCGAGCCCCGCGCATGGACGATGCGCTCGGGGATCCGCTCATGGTCGAAATGCTGGATCTTCTCGCGAAGGACGAAGTCCTCGAGCAGCGTTGGGCCGCGGCCGCCCGCCTTCAGCGAATTCTGGTTGTCGCTGATCGGCGCGCCGTGATTGGTGGTGATCCGGGGGTCCGGGCTCGATGCGGTCTGATGGAGTTCTCCGCCTGCGCCGAGGTGGGTCGCCGAGGTCGTGTTCTTAGTGCTCTTTGCGTCCGCCATCCTGATCGCCTCATGTCTGTGAACTTTGCGCCCCCGGCCTGCAGACGAGCAGCGTCCGTTGAGCGGAGCGGCCGCTCTCCCGCGAGCCCGCTGAACTGAAGCGCTCAGCGGTTCGAAACGTTCCAGACTCGACGCGCCATTCAGGGCTTTGTGGGTGTCGGCTAGGAGGTCAAAGCGCGACGAACGCCCGACATGACCTCCATGAAAGCATTGTCGTCGAGCGGGGTGGCGGCTTGGGCGACGGGGAGACGCGAACGGCGAACGACTCCCGGAAACGCGCCTCGGCACAGCAGGACGAGGCCTCGCGTCCTAGTCCCACCACGGGCGTCGCCCTCGCCCCAGAGGCATTTTCCTAAGCAGAGCTATCTCAGCTTCGCGATCCCGATGCCATCGAGCCTCGCGCGGTCTTTGATGGACTCCTCACTGCGGGTCATCGCTTTCGAAATCGCCTTCAGAGCCATGCCCTTCTTGGCGAGCACCTTCAGCTTCTCCAGTTCTTCATGCGTCCAGGGTTGGCGATGCCGTTCAAATCGTTCGGTCACAGTCTGCTCCTGCCTTGCCGGGACGTCTCCGGCGCCGCGCCATCCATAGCAGCGATGACGACCTGGGCGCGCGGCGCCATTCGCCGTCGACCTGCGCCACGCCGGCCGCGAGCGCCATGCGCTTCAGGTGTCGGAAGTTGAAGTTGGCGTCCGGCCAGGCTCCGGGATAGCGCCAGGCGCCGGTGTGCAGGCTCACCGGGCGCATGAAGGCGCCGAGCTTCAGTTGACGCGGCATGCGGAGCTTTCCTCAGGGTCCCGCTAAGGCGCTTACGCCTCTGCACGTGCGGCCGCCAGGGTGGGACGCGACGTTCCGTCCACAGGCCCGCTCGGCGCGGGATTGTGCATCTGCCCAGTTTGTGTTCAATATTATGAGCGAACGCGCGCCATCCACCGCGCCGATCCGAATCGCCCGACGCGCACATCGGTCGAAGATCGGTCATGCGGCAGGAAAAGGCTCGTTTTGGAGCGACTTGACGCGTCGCTTCACGAAGCGCGGCGCGGCGAAAATGCGACGCTGTCGGGCCAAGCCTCTGGCCGCGCGCAAGGACAAGTGCGTTCAGCGCCAAGATAGCGACAGCAGATCCGCATCGCCGATCGAGCGTGCATTTGCGTCGCGAGGGCCAAGTGCGGCGCACACGAACTCAATATGCAGCGCACAAGAACTATTGAACGGCGCCCAATCACGCCTACGACTTTTGTCACACTCATGACAACTTTCGTAAGCCACGGGCTCCTGCCTGTATTGCCCGAACAATAACTCAGTTAATCCTCGCCCGTGGAAGGATGAGACGTCCGGCCGCACTGTGTTCCGAATGTCGCATATCGATGAAGATCGCCGCCCACGAGGTCTATCCCCCTCGCATCCCGACGAATTGCGCGGATACTGCATCCGCGAATGGCAGTTCTGTCGAAAACAGTTTCGGGGATTAAGCAAATGATTAAGAACGCGGGGATCGCGCTTGCTCTGGGCGCGTCGTTCGCCCTCGCGGGGGCGGGGCAGGCTTCGGCCGCCGACCTCTCGGCGCCGGAGACCATGGTCGCTGAAGTGACGCCGCTGTGGGACGTCGCCTTCGGCGTGGCCTTCATGAACGACTACCGCACGCGCGGCATCAGCAACTCCGACAAGGAGTTCGCGATCCAGGGCTACGCCGAGCTCCAGGCGCTCGATTGGTTCTACGCCGGCATCTGGGCGTCGAACGTGCAGTTCGCGGACGGCTCGACCGACCCCGCAGCGGAAGTCGATCTCTACGGCGGCGTGCGCCACACCTTCGGCGCCCTCACCCTCGACGCGGGCGCGCTGTTCTACTGGTACCCGGGCGAGACCGGCGGCGAGACCAACTACTGGGAACTGGCGTTCAAGCCGAGCTACGCGATCACTGACGACCTCGTCGTCAGCGGCACGTTCCTCTACGGCTGGGACATCGGCAACTCCGGCGGCGACGGCTTCTATCTCGTGGGCGGCGCCAAGTACACCCTGCCCTACCAGCCCATCACGGACGTCTCCTTCTACGTCTCGGGCGAGTTCGGAAAGCAGTGGCTGGGCGAAACCAACATCATCACTTCGGTCAACCCTCGGGAATATTTTAATCCCAAGGACTACCTGACCTGGAACGCCGGCGTCGGCGCCACCTACAAGGCGATGACTCTCGATGTGCGCTACATCGACACCGACCTCAGCAAGAACGAGTGCGGGTTCAACACCGGCAACCGCGGCTATTGCGGGTCGACGGCGCTCGTGAAGCTGTCGTTCGACACCGCCCTCAGCAAGCTCAAGTAAGACTGTTAGCAAAAGGGGCCGCGGCCGACCGGCTGCGGCCCCTTTTTGACGTCTGGAGCCGGCCATGAACGGCGTTCCCGCCTATGTGCTGCTCGCTCTCGCGATCGTCGCGGAGGTCGTCGCAACCTCGGCGCTCAAGGCCTCCGACGGCCTGTCGCGCCTTTGGCCGAGCCTGATCACCCTGCTCGGCTACGGCGTCGCGTTCTTCTTCCTGTCCCACGTCCTGAAGACGATCCCGACCGGCGTCGCCTACGCGATCTGGTCCGGCGGCGGCATCGTGCTGATCTCGCTGGTCGGCGTCCTGTGGTTCCGGCAGACGCTCGACGGTCCCGCGCTCGTCGGCATCGGCCTCATCCTCGCGGGGGTGATGGTCGTGACGCTGTTCTCGAAGTCCGTCGCGCACTGACCGGAAGCGTCAGTCCGCGGCCGCGTCGCAGGCGAGCGTCCGGCGGACCTGCCCGAACGCGTCTGCGTCCGCCTCGAGCCAGTCCTCCTCGCCCCACGCGAAGCGGTCTTCCCCGTCGTTGATCCGGCAGACCGCGGCCTCC is drawn from Methylopila sp. 73B and contains these coding sequences:
- a CDS encoding catalase, whose translation is MADAKSTKNTTSATHLGAGGELHQTASSPDPRITTNHGAPISDNQNSLKAGGRGPTLLEDFVLREKIQHFDHERIPERIVHARGSAAHGFFELTESLADVTTAKVLTEVGKKTEVFTRFSTVAGGAGSVDTPRDVRGFAVKFYTSEGNWDLVGNNIPVFFIQDAIKFPDLIHSVKMEADSGYPQAASAHDTFWDFISLMPESTHMIMWAMSDRGIPRSLRMIEGFGVNTFRLLNEDGVATLVKFHWRPKLGTQSTCWDEAVKIAGADPDYHRRDLYEAISDGAFPEWEFGVQLFTQEEADALPFDILDATKIVPEEVAPIRVIGRMVLNRNPDNFFAETEQVAFLPTNIPPGIDVSEDPLLQGRLFSYQDTQLSRLGTVNFHQIPINQAKGCPFQNFQRDGQMQTNVPKGRANYEPNSLSEAGEDGGPRADPKGGFRTAAVPVEGTKARIRSETFADHFSQARLFFRSQTKPEQAHLASAIVFELSKVSLEHVRLRVLANLMNVDAELAARVAAGLAMDLPEKAKAAVEPIELDPSPALRIVDKYPETLRGRALGLLITDGADGAIVEALKTAAEAEGAKVKIVALKIGGVTLKGGEKLKADAQLQGAPSVIFDAVAIVASEAGCAELLKEGAAVDFAKDAFGHLKAIGYTREAQPLLDKAGVEPDAGVVELKSGPDAFLAPARTRQWDREPKVRILA
- a CDS encoding Myb-like DNA-binding domain-containing protein, which codes for MTERFERHRQPWTHEELEKLKVLAKKGMALKAISKAMTRSEESIKDRARLDGIGIAKLR
- a CDS encoding TorF family putative porin; translated protein: MIKNAGIALALGASFALAGAGQASAADLSAPETMVAEVTPLWDVAFGVAFMNDYRTRGISNSDKEFAIQGYAELQALDWFYAGIWASNVQFADGSTDPAAEVDLYGGVRHTFGALTLDAGALFYWYPGETGGETNYWELAFKPSYAITDDLVVSGTFLYGWDIGNSGGDGFYLVGGAKYTLPYQPITDVSFYVSGEFGKQWLGETNIITSVNPREYFNPKDYLTWNAGVGATYKAMTLDVRYIDTDLSKNECGFNTGNRGYCGSTALVKLSFDTALSKLK
- a CDS encoding SMR family transporter, with protein sequence MNGVPAYVLLALAIVAEVVATSALKASDGLSRLWPSLITLLGYGVAFFFLSHVLKTIPTGVAYAIWSGGGIVLISLVGVLWFRQTLDGPALVGIGLILAGVMVVTLFSKSVAH